The following proteins are encoded in a genomic region of Glycine soja cultivar W05 chromosome 17, ASM419377v2, whole genome shotgun sequence:
- the LOC114392323 gene encoding auxin-binding protein ABP19a-like, translating into MILIISLIFSLLSFSHASVLDFCVADYAGPIGPAGYSCKKPSKVTADDFAYSGLGIAGNTSNIIKAAVTPAFDAQFAGLNGLGISAARLDLAAGGVIPLHTHPGASELLVVIEGSILAGFISSANIVYLKTLKKGDVMAFPQGLLHFQINAGKSSALAIVSFSSSNPGLQILDFALFKSSFPTPLIVQTTFLDAALVKKLKGVLGGSG; encoded by the coding sequence ATGATTCTCATTATCTCcctcattttttctcttctctctttctcccaTGCTTCTGTCCTAGATTTCTGTGTTGCAGATTATGCAGGTCCTATTGGACCTGCAGGATATTCCTGCAAGAAGCCTTCAAAGGTCACAGCAGATGATTTTGCTTACAGTGGCCTTGGCATTGCTGGTAACACCTCAAACATTATCAAAGCTGCAGTGACCCCTGCATTTGATGCTCAGTTTGCTGGTCTCAACGGTCTTGGCATTTCCGCAGCACGTTTGGACTTAGCAGCAGGTGGAGTTATACCACTTCACACTCATCCTGGAGCTTCAGAATTACTTGTTGTAATTGAAGGGAGCATCCTAGCTGGATTCATTTCTTCTGCCAACATTGTCTACCTCAAAACTCTTAAGAAGGGGGATGTTATGGCATTCCCTCAAGGCTTGCTTCATTTCCAAATCAATGCAGGCAAATCTTCAGCCCTGGCAATTGTAAGCTTCAGTAGCTCCAATCCTGGTCTACAAATTCTGGACTTCGCTTTGTTCAAAAGTAGTTTCCCCACACCATTGATAGTACAAACCACTTTCCTTGATGCTGCTCTGGTGAAGAAGCTTAAGGGTGTACTTGGAGGCTCAGGCTAA
- the LOC114392837 gene encoding 12-oxophytodienoate reductase 3-like: MADNSITLFSPYKMGKFNLSHRVVLAPMTRCRALNGIPLPAHAQYYTQRSTLGGFLITEGTLISPTSSGFPHVPGIYSDEQVEAWRNVVDAVHAKGSIIFCQLWHVGRASHPVYQPGGAAPISSTSKPISDKWKILMPDGSHGFYPEPHALTTSEISEIVHHYRQAAINAIRAGFDGIEIHGAHGYLIDQFLKDAINDRTDEYGGSLENRCRFLTQVVEAIVSAIGAERVGLRISPAIDFNDGFDSDPLGLGLAVIERLNNLQKQVSTKLAYLHVTQPRFTLLAQTGSVSEKEEAHLMEKWREAYEGTLMCSGAFTRDSGMEAVAQGHADLVSYGRLFISNPDLVLRLKLHAPLTKYNRNTFYTQDPVIGYTDYPFLNGTT, from the exons ATGGCAGATAACTCCATTACCTTATTTTCTCCATACAAGATGGGGAAATTCAACCTCTCTCATAGGGTGGTATTGGCTCCCATGACCAGATGCAGAGCCCTCAATGGGATTCCATTGCCAGCGCATGCTCAATACTATACTCAAAGATCAACACTAGGTGGATTCCTCATCACTGAAGGCACCTTGATCTCTCCCACTTCTTCTGG ATTTCCTCATGTTCCCGGGATATATTCAGATGAACAAGTAGAGGCATGGAGAAATGTAGTGGACGCCGTGCATGCCAAAGGCAGCATTATCTTCTGTCAACTCTGGCATGTTGGCCGTGCTTCACATCCAG TGTATCAGCCTGGTGGGGCTGCACCCATTTCGTCCACCAGCAAACCCATATCAGACAAGTGGAAAATTCTGATGCCCGATGGCTCCCATGGCTTCTACCCAGAGCCTCATGCTCTTACCACCTCTGAGATATCTGAAATAGTGCACCATTATCGCCAAGCAGCTATTAATGCAATTCGAGCAG GTTTTGATGGAATCGAGATTCATGGAGCACATGGGTATCTCATTGATCAATTCTTGAAGGATGCAATCAATGATAGAACAGATGAATATGGTGGATCACTAGAAAACCGGTGCAGGTTCTTAACGCAGGTGGTTGAAGCTATTGTCTCTGCAATTGGAGCGGAAAGAGTTGGTCTCAGAATTTCACCAGCAATTGATTTCAATGATGGCTTTGACTCTGACCCACTTGGGCTAGGCTTAGCAGTGATTGAGAGACTCAACAATTTGCAGAAACAAGTGAGCACAAAACTCGCTTATCTTCATGTTACTCAGCCTCGGTTCACACTCTTGGCGCAAACCGGGTCAGTGAGTGAAAAGGAAGAAGCTCATTTGATGGAGAAATGGAGAGAGGCTTATGAGGGAACATTGATGTGTAGTGGTGCTTTCACTAGGGACTCAGGAATGGAAGCTGTTGCTCAAGGCCATGCTGACTTGGTTTCCTATGGTCGTCTTTTCATCTCCAATCCAGACTTGGTTTTAAGGCTCAAGCTTCATGCACCTCTCACAAAGTATAACAGGAACACATTTTACACTCAAGATCCTGTTATAGGCTACACGGATTATCCTTTCCTCAACGGAACAACCTAA